Proteins from a genomic interval of Euwallacea similis isolate ESF13 chromosome 33, ESF131.1, whole genome shotgun sequence:
- the LOC136418237 gene encoding keratin-associated protein 5-4-like — translation MESDKETPQQCCFKPEKQCSCEDCKCGDCCKEKECCAKADCCSKPGECKCNKCKCTQCKSSCCKDKECCSSGKCCSKPGEECSCEDCKCGDCCKDKECCANADCCSKPGECKCNKCKCTQCKSSCCKDKECCTSGKCCSKPGEECSCEDCKCGDCCKDKECCAKADCCSKPGECKCNKCKCTQCKSSCCKDKECCTSGKCCSKPGEECSCEDCKCGDCCKDKECCANADCCSKPGECKCNKCKCTQCKSSCCKDKECCSSGKCCSKPGEECSCEDCKCGDCCKDKECCANADCCSKPGECKCNKCKCTQCKSSYCKDKACCSSGKCCSKPGEECSCTCGNLRCG, via the exons ATGGAGAGTG ATAAAGAAACCCCGCAACAATGCTGCTTCAAACCTGAAAAGCAGTGCTCCTGTGAGGACTGCAAATGTGGAGATTGCTGCAAAGAGAAAGAATGCTGCGCCAAAGCGGATTGTTGCTCCAAACCAGGAGAGTGTAAATGCAATAAATGCAAATGCACTCAATGCAAGTCCAGTTGTTGCAAAGACAAGGAATGCTGCTCCTCTGGAAAATGCTGTTCCAAACCTGGAGAGGAATGCTCCTGTGAGGACTGCAAATGTGGAGATTGCTGCAAAGACAAGGAATGCTGCGCCAATGCTGATTGTTGCTCCAAACCAGGAGAGTGTAAATGCAATAAATGCAAATGCACTCAATGCAAGTCCAGTTGCTGCAAAGACAAGGAATGCTGCACTTCTGGAAAATGCTGTTCCAAACCTGGAGAGGAATGCTCCTGTGAGGACTGCAAATGTGGAGATTGCTGCAAAGACAAGGAATGCTGCGCCAAAGCGGATTGTTGCTCCAAACCTGGAGAGTGTAAATGCAATAAATGCAAATGCACTCAATGCAAGTCCAGTTGCTGCAAAGACAAGGAATGCTGCACTTCTGGAAAATGCTGTTCCAAACCTGGAGAGGAATGCTCCTGTGAGGACTGCAAATGTGGAGATTGCTGCAAAGACAAGGAATGCTGCGCCAATGCTGATTGTTGCTCCAAACCAGGAGAGTGTAAATGCAATAAATGCAAATGCACTCAATGCAAGTCCAGTTGTTGCAAAGACAAGGAATGCTGCTCCTCTGGAAAATGCTGTTCCAAACCTGGAGAGGAATGCTCCTGTGAGGACTGCAAATGTGGAGATTGCTGCAAAGACAAGGAATGCTGCGCCAATGCTGATTGTTGCTCCAAACCAGGAGAGTGTAAATGCAATAAATGCAAATGCACTCAATGCAAGTCCAGTTACTGCAAAGACAAGGCATGTTGCTCCTCTGGAAAATGCTGTTCGAAACCTGGAGAAGAATGCTCCTGCACATGTGGTAACTTGAGATGTGGCTAA